A single genomic interval of Hemibagrus wyckioides isolate EC202008001 linkage group LG13, SWU_Hwy_1.0, whole genome shotgun sequence harbors:
- the LOC131363300 gene encoding uncharacterized protein LOC131363300, which produces MNFSKFLPSASTFRGVACAGGLLALASAGYWAYHRLKRRSGLPAADPQPAPGAVADVEEVEDVQVTEPIQQLPPTELLPQTSAVVLFSRHSGAGDLHSARSNVRFLTSHIYGSQFQSVEVRRYFIQPWRFTVTETSCVPLGSSNSTACEESFTSVQRVSGSVKEPESCLGVETVTSVPHEDGEQTFNQGRCSHLPVSVEDQVDTSHLEEEERSLTPHADLDIESDFEESIDDLSPEESEVPFISAHLWLDGVTDVALKLPAIREAFSGMLDCMLVQNLLYLSGKKILMRLAAANKKDVDGVKRAYDSVIRFVRKPSNWEWIEAELLQAQLHHFSFLDVFFELVLFRCFIHSSPPPASDGGLLQPLFLAISQWDVEVREPEAERLFLRLSNILTVLLEDLFHQPLELYGDPAALASAVLKIVKQRVQEMMKTIERV; this is translated from the exons ATGAACTTCAGTAAGTTTCTTCCCAGCGCGAGCACTTTCCGGGGTGTGGCCTGCGCCGGCGGTCTGCTCGCGCTCGCCTCTGCGGGATACTGGGCTTATCACAGGCTGAAGAGGAGAAGCGGTCTGCCCGCTGCCGATCCTCAACCTGCTCCAG GAGCTGTTGCTGATGTGGAGGAAGTGGAGGAtgtccag gtCACTGAGCCGATCCAGCAGCTCCCTCCCACTGAACTCCTCCCTCAGACGTCAGCTGTCGTCCTG TTTTCACGCCACAGTGGTGCCGGTGATCTGCACAGCGCTCGGAGTAACGTCCGGTTTCTCACCTCCCACATCTACGGCTCCCAGTTTCAG tCGGTGGAAGTGCGGAGGTATTTCATCCAGCCGTGGAGGTTTACCGTCACCGAGACCTCCTGCGTTCCTTTG GGATCCTCGAACTCCACCGCATGTGAGGAGTCTTTCACCAGCGTACAG CGAGTCTCTGGGAGCGTGAAAGAGCCGGAGTCCTGCCTTGGCGTGGAGACCGTCACCTCTGTGCCTCACGAGGACGGCGAG cAAACCTTTAATCAGGGGAGATGCTCTCACCTACCTGTGAGTGTGGAGGATCAGGTGGACACGTCCCatctggaggaagaggaaagatCCCTCACTCCTCATGCTGACTTGGATATTGAGTCAGATTTTGAG GAAAGTATCGATGATCTTTCTCCTGAGGAGAGCGAGGTACCCTTCATCAG CGCACACCTCTGGCTCGATGGAGTTACAGACGTTGCTCTGAAGCTGCCTGCCATTCGCGAGGCGTTCTCT GGAATGTTGGACTGCATGCTCGTGCAGAACCTCCTGTACTTGTCAGGGAAGAAGATTCtcatgcgtctggcagcagccAACAAAAAG GACGTGGACGGTGTTAAGCGGGCCTACGACTCCGTGATCCGTTTCGTGAGAAAGCCGTCCAACTGGGAGTGGATCGAGGCGGAGTTGCTCCAGGCTCAG CTGCACCATTTCAGCTTCCTCGATGTGTTCTTCGAGCTCGTCTTGTTCAGGTGCTTTATACACAGCTCGCCGCCTCCAGCT tcGGATGGAGGATTATTGCAGCCTCTGTTTTTAGCCATCAGCCAGTGGGACGTGGAGGTCAGGGAGCCTGAGGCAGAGCGActctttttaaggctttct aatatACTGACAGTTCTGCTTGAGGACCTTTTccatcagcctctggagctttaCGGAGATCCAGCAGCTTTAGCCTCCGCAGTGTTGAAGATCGTGAAGCAGCGTGTCCAGGAAATGATGAAGACCATAGAGAGAGTCTGA
- the LOC131363271 gene encoding uncharacterized protein LOC131363271, whose amino-acid sequence MIPSTRENSKTLKKGNTREGRDKVEPRYMTDPDKPAGQMDSATGRHVEPKSLQDSDPKTSSSLLLLPHPCPQEGQRRGDGRKKKTAPSTNQQKKRKKGQKNDVVWNFINNKKSAKEILDYIKINISTYLLFSNDRNNKEKNINLQMLKKHQPKDLKKNKYRQQAFAILKLKNNTLIMINNKIYNLIKVIGPFYPEHNKHSEDFIFEEIEKRNDISEVWIYTTNSPCLGRKSHSPCMLNLINLAISRQIKINIVFSNYYIFKKNMYSVFQNLGDDETRDWNSDHKFQVQFNITEFIYNCEENKKIKDNHLITAAYNIIKNILPEYSGLEKTYKDWHQTGSETLAELESTLREEMKIKDNCLTATCKIIMNILSKYLGLENMYKDWHQTGSGTLAELESTLREEMKERREMMESSDEEFSEITKEYKEWWTRTIDENLSRHVVPSILENIHDFCPNLEFFQVDLEDCFNLANEE is encoded by the exons ATGATACCTTCAACAAGAGAAAACTCAAAAACTTTAAAGAAAGGAAACACAAGAGAGGGCAGGGATAAGGTTGAGCCCAGATACATGACTGATCCAGACAAACCTGCAGGACAGATGGACAGTGCTACAGGCCGTCATGTAGAGCCGAAATCCCTGCAGGACTCTGATCCAAAGACATCCTCGTCTCTGCTTCTGCTCCCTCATCCCTGCCCTCAAGAGGGACAAAGAAGGGGAGatggcaggaaaaaaaa AACTGCTCCatcaacaaaccaacaaaaaaagaggaaaaaaggccAGAAGAATGATGTTGTATGGAATTTCATCAATAATAAGAAGTCTGCTAAAGAGATTTtagattatattaaaataaatatatctacatatttattattttcaaatgatagaaataataaagaaaaaaatattaatttgcaaatgctcaaaaaacatcaaccaaaggatttaaagaaaaacaaatataggCAACAAGCATTTGCTATCTTAAAATTGAAGAATAATACGTTaattatgattaataataaaatatataatttgattAAAGTAATAGGTCCGTTTTATCCAGAGCATAATAAACATAGTGAGGACTTCATTTTTGAAGAAATTGAAAAAAGGAATGATATTTCTGAAGTTTGGATATACACAACGAATAGTCCTTGTTTAGGTAGAAAATCTCATTCTCCCTGTATGTTGAATTTAATCAATTTAGCAATAAGTCGTCAgattaaaattaatattgtCTTCTCAAATTATTATATCTTTAAGAAAAACATGTATAGTGTTTTTCAAAATCTAGGAGATGATGAAACGAGAGACTGGAATTCTGACCATAAATTTCAGGTTCAGTTCAATATAACAGAATTCATATATAATtgtgaagaaaataagaaaataaaagacaatcACTTAATTACAGCAgcctataatattataaaaaacatTCTACCAGAATATTCAGGCTTAGAAAAGACGTATAAAGATTGGCATCAGACAGGATCAGAAACATTAGCAGAGCTTGAGTCCACACTGAGAGAAGAgatgaaaataaaagacaattGCCTGACTGCAACCTGTAAAATTATAATGAATATACTTTCTAAATATTTAGGATTAGAAAACATGTATAAAGATTGGCATCAGACAGGATCAGGAACATTAGCAGAGCTTGAGTCCACACTGagagaagagatgaaggaaaggagagagatgatggagagcTCTGATGAAGAGTTCAGCGAGATTACAAAGGAGTATAAGGAATGGTGGACTCGAACCATAGATGAAAATCTCAGCAGACATGTAGTTCCATCCATTTTAGAGAACATCCATGACTTTTGTCCTAATCTGGAGTTTTTCCAGGTTGATTTAGAGGATTGCTTTAATTTGGCTAATGAGGAATAA